A stretch of the Luteimonas sp. JM171 genome encodes the following:
- the acnD gene encoding Fe/S-dependent 2-methylisocitrate dehydratase AcnD: MTNTQYRKPLPGTGLDWYDAREAVEAIEPGAWDALPYTARVHAENIVRRADPERINDYLGQLIHRRRDLDFPWFPARAVCHDILGQTALVDLAGLRDAIAEAGGDPAQVNPVVPVQLIVDHSLAVEHDGSDPAAFNRNREIEQRRNADRFDFIDWTAEAFENVDVIPPGNGIMHQINLEKMSPVVYTQDGVAFPDTCVGTDSHTPHVDALGVIAIGVGGLEAESVMLGRASWMRTPEMVAVELTGKPQPGITATDIVLALTEFLRAERVVGAYLEFRGEGAAALTVGDRATISNMAPEYGATAAMFFIDDNTLDYLRLTGREEEQVRLVETYARTAGLWASDLANAQYERTLHFDLSSVVRNMAGPSNPHRRLPTTALEECGIAGDLEAARAQEADGQLPDGAVIIAAITSCTNTSNPRNVIAAGLLARNARRRGLLRKPWVKSSLAPGSRAVELYLQDAGLLDDLEGLGFGIVGFACTTCNGMSGALDPAIQQEVIDRDLYAVAVLSGNRNFDGRIHPYAKQAFLASPPLVVAYAIAGTVRFDIEKDVLGVDADGNEVTLKDLWPSDEEIDAMVAAHVKPEHFRQVYEPMFRPRAGIGRKVSPLYDWRPQSTYIRRPPYWEGALAAPRTLRGMRPLAVLGDNITTDHLSPSNAILPTSAAGEYLASMGVPEEDFNSYATHRGDHLTAQRATFANPKLLNEMVRDENGGVRQGSLARIEPEGKVTRMWEAIETYMQRRQPLVIIAGADYGQGSSRDWAAKGVRLAGVEAIVAEGFERIHRTNLVGMGVLPLQFQEGTTRKSVGIDGTETFDVIGEPAPGATLTLVVNRRDGGRVEVPVTCRLDSDEDVHVYSAGGVLQRFAQDFLAAAGSEAAVETA; encoded by the coding sequence GCCGCGCGGATCCGGAACGCATCAACGATTACCTGGGCCAGCTCATCCACCGCCGCCGCGACCTGGATTTCCCGTGGTTCCCGGCGCGGGCGGTGTGCCACGACATCCTCGGCCAGACCGCGCTGGTGGACCTGGCGGGCCTGCGCGATGCGATCGCCGAGGCCGGCGGGGACCCGGCCCAGGTGAACCCGGTGGTGCCGGTGCAGCTGATCGTCGACCACTCGCTGGCGGTGGAGCATGACGGCTCGGATCCGGCCGCGTTCAACCGCAACCGCGAGATCGAGCAGCGCCGCAACGCCGACCGCTTCGACTTCATCGACTGGACCGCCGAGGCGTTCGAGAACGTGGACGTGATCCCGCCGGGCAACGGGATCATGCACCAGATCAACCTGGAGAAGATGTCGCCGGTGGTGTACACGCAGGACGGCGTGGCGTTCCCGGATACCTGCGTGGGCACCGACAGCCACACGCCGCACGTGGACGCGCTGGGCGTGATCGCGATCGGCGTGGGCGGGCTGGAGGCCGAGAGCGTGATGCTGGGCCGGGCCTCGTGGATGCGCACGCCCGAGATGGTGGCCGTGGAGCTGACGGGCAAGCCGCAGCCGGGCATCACCGCCACCGACATCGTGCTGGCGCTGACCGAGTTCCTGCGCGCCGAGCGGGTGGTGGGCGCGTATCTCGAGTTCCGCGGCGAGGGCGCCGCGGCGCTGACCGTGGGTGACCGGGCCACGATCTCCAACATGGCGCCCGAGTACGGTGCGACCGCGGCGATGTTCTTCATCGACGACAACACCCTGGACTACCTGCGCCTGACCGGCCGTGAAGAGGAGCAGGTGCGGCTGGTCGAAACCTACGCCAGGACCGCCGGCCTGTGGGCAAGCGACCTGGCCAACGCGCAGTACGAGCGCACGCTGCACTTCGACCTGTCCAGCGTGGTGCGCAACATGGCCGGTCCGTCCAACCCGCATCGTCGCCTGCCGACCACGGCGCTGGAAGAGTGCGGGATCGCGGGCGACCTGGAGGCCGCGCGCGCGCAGGAAGCAGACGGCCAGCTGCCGGACGGCGCGGTGATCATCGCCGCCATCACCAGCTGCACCAATACCTCCAACCCGCGCAACGTGATCGCGGCCGGCCTGCTTGCGCGCAATGCCCGCAGGCGCGGGCTGCTGCGCAAGCCGTGGGTCAAATCCTCTCTGGCTCCGGGCTCCAGGGCGGTCGAGCTGTACCTGCAGGACGCCGGCCTGCTGGATGACCTGGAAGGCCTGGGCTTTGGCATCGTCGGCTTCGCCTGCACCACCTGCAACGGCATGAGCGGTGCGCTGGATCCGGCCATCCAGCAGGAAGTGATCGACCGCGACCTGTACGCGGTGGCCGTGCTCAGCGGCAACCGCAACTTCGACGGCCGCATCCATCCGTACGCCAAGCAGGCCTTCCTGGCCTCGCCGCCGCTGGTGGTGGCCTATGCGATCGCCGGCACCGTGCGCTTCGACATCGAAAAGGATGTTCTGGGCGTGGACGCCGATGGCAACGAAGTGACCCTCAAGGACCTGTGGCCCAGCGACGAGGAGATCGACGCGATGGTCGCCGCTCACGTGAAGCCCGAGCACTTCCGCCAGGTGTACGAGCCGATGTTCCGGCCGCGCGCCGGCATCGGCCGCAAGGTCAGCCCGCTGTACGACTGGCGCCCGCAGAGCACCTATATCCGCCGCCCGCCGTACTGGGAGGGGGCGCTGGCGGCGCCGCGCACGCTGCGCGGCATGCGCCCGCTGGCGGTGCTCGGCGACAACATCACCACCGACCACCTGTCCCCGTCCAACGCCATCCTGCCCACCAGCGCAGCCGGCGAATACCTGGCGAGCATGGGCGTGCCGGAGGAGGACTTCAATTCCTACGCCACCCATCGCGGCGACCACCTCACCGCGCAGCGGGCCACCTTCGCCAACCCCAAGCTGCTCAACGAGATGGTGCGCGATGAAAACGGCGGGGTGCGGCAGGGATCGCTGGCGCGGATCGAGCCCGAGGGCAAGGTGACCCGGATGTGGGAGGCGATCGAGACCTACATGCAGCGGCGCCAGCCGCTGGTGATCATCGCCGGCGCCGACTACGGCCAAGGCTCCAGCCGCGACTGGGCCGCCAAGGGCGTGCGCCTTGCCGGGGTGGAGGCGATCGTGGCCGAGGGCTTCGAGCGCATCCACCGCACCAACCTGGTCGGTATGGGCGTGCTGCCGCTGCAGTTCCAGGAAGGCACCACCCGCAAGAGCGTGGGCATCGACGGCACCGAGACCTTCGACGTCATCGGCGAACCGGCGCCCGGCGCCACCCTGACCCTGGTGGTCAACCGCCGCGACGGCGGGCGGGTGGAAGTGCCGGTCACCTGCCGCCTGGACTCGGACGAGGACGTCCACGTGTACAGCGCCGGCGGCGTGCTGCAGCGGTTCGCGCAGGATTTCCTGGCGGCGGCCGGCAGCGAAGCCGCCGTGGAGACCGCCTGA